In Zingiber officinale cultivar Zhangliang chromosome 6A, Zo_v1.1, whole genome shotgun sequence, a single genomic region encodes these proteins:
- the LOC121993669 gene encoding non-specific lipid transfer protein GPI-anchored 2-like isoform X1, with product MDDQRKAVISGSLAVGLAISMLLVQLASAQSGCTTAIISLSPCLGYIAGNTSTPSSSCCSQLATVVQSEPACLCSVLNGGASSLGVTVNQTRALALPGACGLRGPNSTGERVQQITDGAGDSLHDTIASGDRRRRRWIEGNSGDDDKCCFQLQDHWFSDRFGPLPLRLQSPSLNPESVISSWITATSFISLRL from the exons ATGGATGATCAGAGGAAGGCGGTGATCTCCGGCAGCCTCGCCGTGGGCTTGGCGATTTCCATGCTCCTGGTGCAGCTTGCTTCGGCGCAATCCGGTTGCACCACCGCGATCATCAGTCTGTCGCCTTGTCTGGGCTACATCGCCGGCAACACCTCCACgccctcctcctcctgctgctcgcAGCTGGCCACCGTCGTGCAGTCTGAGCCGGCGTGTCTCTGCTCGGTGCTCAATGGCGGCGCCTCCTCACTCGGTGTCACCGTTAACCAGACCCGGGCGTTGGCCTTGCCCGGCGCATGCGGCCTGCGGGGTCCAAACTCCACCGGCGAGCGAGTGCAACA GATCACCGACGGCGCCGGAGACTCCCTCCACGACACCATCGCCTCCGGCGACAG AAGGCGAAGGAGGTGGATCGAAGGTAACTCCGGCGACGACGACAAATGCTGCTTCCAGCTACAAGACCACTGGTTCTCTGATCGTTTCGGTCCTCTTCCTCTCCGTTTGCAGTCTCCTTCACTAAACCCTGAGTCAGTCATCAGCAGTTGGATTACGGCTACTTCCTTCATTTCTTTGCGTCTGTGA
- the LOC121993669 gene encoding non-specific lipid transfer protein GPI-anchored 2-like isoform X2, producing the protein MDDQRKAVISGSLAVGLAISMLLVQLASAQSGCTTAIISLSPCLGYIAGNTSTPSSSCCSQLATVVQSEPACLCSVLNGGASSLGVTVNQTRALALPGACGLRGPNSTGERVQQITDGAGDSLHDTIASGDRRRRWIEGNSGDDDKCCFQLQDHWFSDRFGPLPLRLQSPSLNPESVISSWITATSFISLRL; encoded by the exons ATGGATGATCAGAGGAAGGCGGTGATCTCCGGCAGCCTCGCCGTGGGCTTGGCGATTTCCATGCTCCTGGTGCAGCTTGCTTCGGCGCAATCCGGTTGCACCACCGCGATCATCAGTCTGTCGCCTTGTCTGGGCTACATCGCCGGCAACACCTCCACgccctcctcctcctgctgctcgcAGCTGGCCACCGTCGTGCAGTCTGAGCCGGCGTGTCTCTGCTCGGTGCTCAATGGCGGCGCCTCCTCACTCGGTGTCACCGTTAACCAGACCCGGGCGTTGGCCTTGCCCGGCGCATGCGGCCTGCGGGGTCCAAACTCCACCGGCGAGCGAGTGCAACA GATCACCGACGGCGCCGGAGACTCCCTCCACGACACCATCGCCTCCGGCGACAG GCGAAGGAGGTGGATCGAAGGTAACTCCGGCGACGACGACAAATGCTGCTTCCAGCTACAAGACCACTGGTTCTCTGATCGTTTCGGTCCTCTTCCTCTCCGTTTGCAGTCTCCTTCACTAAACCCTGAGTCAGTCATCAGCAGTTGGATTACGGCTACTTCCTTCATTTCTTTGCGTCTGTGA